CCCTGGCATTTGCCGTCCCAATCGTTATCCTATCTATTTTCCTTCCTAACAAGAAGCTTGGGTAAGTCTATCCAAGGAAATATAGAGTCACCACTAACCACCTCCAGCGACGGGCATAATCTCGTGCAGGGCCCCTCAGATAGTTCTCGATCGGACTCGCTTGATACCGAAAAATCGGAAGCCTGATGCTTTTGCAAACAGTGACGATATACATAGTTATCACACTATCATGAATTGAAACGATAATGACCATACATTACTCCTATATATCCAGTTCTACTTCCCCGGGGATCCGATCACACAAAAAAACTCTCTATCCGGCTGATCATCCAGCGCATTCTTAACCAAGTTCCAGACATTCAAATCGTACGCCTCCCCAATATGTCCAACCGGATCCGCAGGACAAACATCCTGCACCCAGACATTATTCACGCCCTCCTCATGCACAAACGACGTTGTAGTCGGCGTCACCATCTCATCATACTTTGACGCAATAACAGTAACCTTAATTCCCTTCTGCACAATGGGCTCCCCATCATTCAACTTATCCACAGCGTCACCATCAGGCCCCAACTCATCACAAGCCGGACATCCAAAAAGCTTCAGCACCTTCCCAACAAGCTCCCTCGAAGCATCACCAAGGATATATGCCAAGTTATAAAGTCCAATAAAAGTCGTCCccctcgtcggcggcgcaaGTGCCACAACCCGCTCAACGATCTCCGCAATCCCGTCCTCAAACTTCGGCACATACAGCGACTGGAATGCGCCCTCGGAGTGTCCGACCAGATCTACCTTCTCGGCGCCCGTCTCCTCCTTGACCTCCTTGATGTACGCGGCGATCTCGGACGCGGAGTCCGCGATGGGCTTTAAGCCGCCGACGAAGGGAAAACCGGTGTAGTCGCCGTAGGTTTTGGCGTAGGTGCAGTAGCCTTGCGTCTGGAGCCAGGCTTGCATGAAGTTGAGGTCTTCGTAGAAGGTTGCGCCGAGCCCGTGCAGGAAGACGATGGGGTTGCTGTTATTTGAGTTGCGGCAGGAATAGTCGTTTATTTCGCCGGCGCTGGCACTGCCCACGATGGATGTGAGGGCCAAGGCGAGGAATTGGAGACGCATCTTGGTGACTGGCTCTTTTATTATATGATTATGGTATAAATGCGATTATTAAGTCCTGTAGCGATAACTAGAAAGAATGAAAAAACAGCCGAACGAGTGACAGTGAAATGAATGTGTATAAAAGAGTGAATATGATATcgaaaaaggaaaaacaaaaaaaatgAACTGGTGATAGAGAGAGACAGCAGTAGCAAAAGCGTCAAGGGAAAGaacaaaagaagaacatTCCGtcagcaaagaagaagaaaaaaaggaaaggaaaggaaagccGAGTCCGATCTTTCATGTGGAGGCCAACTCGCCGATCTCTCATCGCCAATTGACAACTCCCCCTATAAAATCGTAAATTGTAAGACAAAAAACCAGGCTGGGACTCTGACAGGTCGCACTATTGATTCCGCAACTCCGGAACCTGCGAATCGTCATCTCCTATTCGCCTGCGCCGAATTGACAGGTCCGCCAGGCTCGTGTTCGGTGCATGATTCCTCTTCCAATCCCGGTTGCAGAATAATACTTCCGAGGCTCTTGCCCCGGGGTGCTGGTTCAGCTGACAGCTGCAGATTGTCGATGATGTTTACAGATTGGCGACGATGCTACGCTTGAGGGGTCCCCTGTTCTGTGCAGG
This sequence is a window from Aspergillus puulaauensis MK2 DNA, chromosome 6, nearly complete sequence. Protein-coding genes within it:
- a CDS encoding esterase/lipase family protein (COG:S;~EggNog:ENOG410Q252;~InterPro:IPR002918,IPR029058;~PFAM:PF12697,PF01674;~SECRETED:SignalP(1-19);~go_function: GO:0016787 - hydrolase activity [Evidence IEA];~go_process: GO:0016042 - lipid catabolic process [Evidence IEA]) — translated: MRLQFLALALTSIVGSASAGEINDYSCRNSNNSNPIVFLHGLGATFYEDLNFMQAWLQTQGYCTYAKTYGDYTGFPFVGGLKPIADSASEIAAYIKEVKEETGAEKVDLVGHSEGAFQSLYVPKFEDGIAEIVERVVALAPPTRGTTFIGLYNLAYILGDASRELVGKVLKLFGCPACDELGPDGDAVDKLNDGEPIVQKGIKVTVIASKYDEMVTPTTTSFVHEEGVNNVWVQDVCPADPVGHIGEAYDLNVWNLVKNALDDQPDREFFCVIGSPGK